The DNA segment TTGAATTTATTCAGGGTCACATCCCCGGCATCCGCATACTTTCCAAATACAGCAGAATGCATTTTCTCTTCTTCCGACATTTTAAGCAATGTATCTTTGTTCTTCTTATCTTTTAATGAGTTTCCTATCTTTCCATACAGAACAGCCCCAAACATCTCGCTTTTCTGTAGTGATCTAAAAACTTTCTTTTTATTTTTGTTCAAAATAAGCGCCTTCTTCAATGGATTTGTAATTAGGGGCAAGAGGAATCCCGCCCCCTGATACCAACAGCCTTTTCGGACTGCTTAGATTTTATGCATGTAATATATTCGTATGTTCTGATATTTCTGCGCTGATCGTACACAAATCGGAGACTGTAAATTCGTGTATATCCATATGACCGGTAATCCTTCCATACATTTTTATTTCTTCAAATGTGCAGTTGAGGTAGTTCGCAACTCTTTGTGCTGAAGCCTCTATATTCACTCTCTGCCGAAGAGCGGGATCTTGAGTAGCAAGCCCCATCGGACATTTTCCGCTTCCGCAGATACGATACTGCTGGCACCCGGCAGCAATTAACCCTGATGTGGCCACAGCAACCGCATCGGCACCCATTGCCAGTGCCTTGACGAAATCTGAAGAAACTCTGAGCCCGCCTGTGATCACAAGATCAATATCTGAACGTATTTCATCCAGGTACTTTCTGGCACGATAGAGTGCGTAAATTGTAGGAACACTTGTGGAATCACGAAGCAGCCAAGGGCTGGAGCCTGTGGCACCACCGCGCCCATCAATTGTGATAAAATCCGGATTTGCAAAAACACACTCCTCCAGATCTCTCTCTATGTGCCCCGCTGCAATCTTGATTCCAATGGGTCGTCCGTCAGAACGCGAGCGCAAAGTATCAACCAGTACTTTTAAATCTTCTTTCGTGTCTATGCCGGGAAATCTTGACGGACTGATGATCTCTCTCCCCATCGGTTTGTTACGTACAGCGGCAATTTCAGCCGTGACTTTAGCTGCGGGGAGATGCCCGCCCATACCCGGCTTTGTCCCCTGACCAATTTTAATTTCGATCGCATCTGAGGCCTTAAGATTCTCATCTGTGACACTATACTGGTTGGGTACATATTCAAATATGTATTTTTCTGCAGCCTGCATTTCTTCCGGCAGAATTCCTCCTTCTCCTGAACACATCGCGGTGTGAGCCAACGCGGCGCCGCTTGAAAGAGAGATCTTTGCCTCCTTTGACAAGGCTCCAAAAGACATATGAGAGATGTAGACTGGCCCTGCCAGGGTCATTGGTTTTCTCGCCTTTTTTCCGATTACCGTTTCGATATTTACATCCACGTGTTCATCCAGTGGCTGAGGATTTAGCTGTGCCCCTAAAATCAGAATCTCGTCCCAATCAGGCATAGGCATCTTTGTTCCCATCGCCGCGTCAATGCTCTCACCTGTCACGGCAATCTCATGAATTTCATCCATATAGCGACTGCTGCTGTCCGTCCTGGCAAACTTTGGATCATAGGATAAATCCAGTTGCCTTAGAGGCGGCTCCTTCTCCGCCAAGGGAATATCCGCTGCCTTCTCTATATTCTCATCGCCTTCCTCATCCGATATCTTTATAAACCTGGATGTGGGTTGTCGGCATACCGGACACTCCTTCAACTCCGAAAACGAAAGCTCCTCTTTTGACTCATCATAGATGGTTCCGCATATTGTACACTTATATATAGCCATCATCAAATCCTCCTGATTGTATTCGATATGAGCAGTCAGAACTTTTGCTCTTGTCTCAATCATACTAGAATTTCAGACGCAATTCAAGTATCACATGGAATATTTTGACACATTTTCCGAACCTTTTCTGATATTCTCAGATATTTTTACAAATGTATTTTTTTCTTTTGAAAACAGAAAAAACGCCAGATATCTCTGACGTCTCTTCTTGTACAGCAATCGCAATTGTATTAAAAATCCACTGTCTTCCCGTAATAAGTACATGTAAGTAGTTTTTCCATTTCAGCCGGGGTAACAGGTCTGGGGTTTGAGCCTGTACACGCATCCTCAACGGCTAATTCTGCAATATGGCCTACTTTATTCTTAAATTCTTCTTCCTGAATTCCATATTCCTGCAGCGTTTTTGGAATATCAAATTTAGCATTGTAATCGCGGATCTTATCGCACAAGATATCTACACATTGATTGTCATCCCCTTCGATACCTGCACTTCTTGCGATATCAGCATAGCGGGCTTTTGCATTTTTTGCATTAAACCGAATAACATAGGGCAGGTAAATCGCATTCGCACAACCATGTGGGATATGACCTGTTGAAAAAGCCGCTCCCGTTTTGTGCGCCATCGAATGGGTAATACCCAAAAGGGCATTAGAGAATGCCTGACCGGCCAGACATTGTGCATAGTGCATCTGCTCTCTGGCATCTTTATCGCCTTGATAGGAATCCGGCAGGTACTTGAAGATCATCTGAATTGCCTTGATTGCCAGAGGATCCGTGAATGGGCTATGCATATCTGACACATAGGCTTCAATCGCGTGTGTAAGAGCATCCATCCCCGTATGCGCTGTCAATTTCGCCGGCATGGTTTCTGCCAGTTCGGGATCTACAATTGCAATATCCGGAGTAATATTGAAATCCGCCAATGGATATTTCACACCTGTGGAATAGTCTGTAATCACTGAAAATGCAGTGACTTCTGTCGCTGTCCCCGATGTAGACGGGATCGCTATAAACTTTGCTTTCTTTCTCAGTGTGGGGAATGAAAAAGGCTGTATGATTTCATCAAATGTTGTATCCGGATATTCATAGAATACCCACATCGCTTTTGCTGCGTCAATGGGTGATCCTCCACCCATGGAAATGATCCAGTCAGGCTGGAACTCCCTCATGAATTTGGCACCTTTCATCACGGTTTCCACGGAAGGATCTGCTTCCACATTCTCAAACAGCTTTGTTTCAATTCCAGCTTCTTTCAGATATCCAAGAGCCTTATCTACGAAACCGAATCTTTTCATAGAACCGCCACCCAGAACCAAGACCGCTTTATCACCCTTGATGTTCTTCAGTTCTTCAAGGGCACCCTTTCCATAATACATATCTCGTGGTAAAGTAAATCTCATCATAACAATAACCTCCATTTCAAACATCCATCTCATGTTCAATCATTATTATAACATTGTTAATTAATTAACTCAATGGCAGATACCATTGTTTCTCTTTTAAAACAATCCTGATGAGTCGAAAAATTATAACCCAAAAAGGCCGGGTAAAAATAAAGTATTGTCTCTTTACATATGTCTGTGCTAAAATATATACTTAGTCTGTGCATCCCAGAGGTCAAAATCCTTTTCGGCCCCTACGTCACAGTATGTGAAATCAAAGGAGGAAATTATATGGAACTAGCATTAGGAAGCTGGGCGTTGATCAAGACGACTCCATCACTGCTTGCACTGATACCACTTCTTGCCTATCTTGTCATGGTTTTCATGAACAAATCAAATCTGGCAGGTCTGATCGTCGGTGTGATTGTGGCAGCTATCTTAACGGGACAGGGAATTGGATCTCTCGCTTCGATCTTTAATTCCGCACTGGGATCGTTTCTTGGAACGATTGGTTTGATTATCATGTTTGGAAGCGGCCTGGGATATCTGATGAATAAATCCAGGGTAAGTCACACAATGGTATACTGGATTGTTAAGAAAATCGGCGTTAATTCCGAGAAAAAAGGAATGCTTGCGATTATCGTCTCTTCGATTGTTATCTGTGGTCTTCTTGGAACTCTGGCGGGCGGTAATGCCGTCATCGCTCCTGTTATCATACCGCTGGTTGCAGCAGTCGGGCTGACTCCCACGGCCGTTGCATCTCTTCTTCGTGTATCCGGTGAAGTCGGACTGATGGTTGGTCCTCTTACCGGTGTCACGATCGCTACGATGGAAGTTACCGGCCTTTCTTACGGCAAACTGATGCTGTGGGCTGTGATTCCATTTTCACTCGTATGGCTGGGTTCTACCTGGTTTGCCGTGCTTCGTATTCAGAAAAAATACAGAGGAAAAGAAGTTTATGAATTGACCGACGATATGGTCGATCTGAACAGCGTGGAAATCACAAAAGAAGAAAAAAGGACAACCATTCTCTTCCTACTATCCTTTATTCTTCTGGTTGCTTACGGAATTATTGCAAAACAAGGTACGGAATATGCTATTATCGTAATGCTAATTCTATCTCTTATCATTGCCATCAGCAGCAGAATGAAGATTGATGAGGCCATCGACGAGTTCGTAGACGGTGCCTCACAGATGACAAATATGTTCCTCGTCTTTATTTTCTTCGAGGCAATGTTCAGCATGATCAATCTCGGCGGAGGTTTCGAAGCTCTGGGGGATCTGCTCACAAAGTTTGTATCCGGAGGCGGAAAAGCACTAGTTGTGATCATGGCATCTCTGGTCGGCGGGTTCGGTATCGAAGCTGCAGCTGTTGCCGAAATCAACATTGTTCACAAGATGTTTATCGGACTGGTAAACAGTGTACATCTGCCGATGACAATCTGGGCTACTGCTCTGGTTGCGGCAACAAGAATCACCGGTTCCCTATATCCAACTGCCAACATGGCGGGACAATTGGGAATTGCACGATGTGATAATATGAAAGAAGTGCTAAAGGCCAGCTGGATTGGTGCTGCAGCACTTTGGATCTGGGTATTTGTCTGGGCATTTGTAGGTCCTATGATAGCCGGATAGACATTTTAAAGCCTCTGGCGTATTGCCAGAGGCTTTAAAATTGTGCTCTCACAATCCTGTAAACATTCGAATTATACGTCGTGGAATCCTTTTCCGATGATTTCGCTTGTATTTGAAATCAGAATGAACGCTGTTGGCTGATTCGTTTTTATAAAATTACGGAGGGCAACTGCCTGCGGGCGATTTAATGCAGTAAAGATAATATACTTGTCTTTTCCCGAGAATGCCCCCTGGGCATAGCAGACGGTAGCGCTTCGATCCAATGTGTGTACAATAAAATCACAGATCGGTTCAGGTTGATCACAAACCACATTGAAGTACTTTGAGAGGTTCAGACTCTCTATAAAGGAATCAATCATAAATGAACGGACAATCAACCCAAGTATAGAATAAAGTCCGGTCTTGATATCAAATACAAAGAAACTGGAAATTGATATTAATGCATCCGAAATAATCAGCGCCTTTCCTATGTCCGTACTGGTATATTTTTTCAAGATCATGGCAACGACATCTGTTCCGCCGCTGGAAGCACCAATATTGAACAGAATAGCCGATCCAAAAGACGGAAGCAAAAGTGCAAAGCAGAACTCCAGCATTGGCTGATCTGTCAGAGAATGACTCATCGGCTGGATTCGTTCTAAAAGCGATAGTGTAACAGAAAACAATATACTGCAGTAAGCTGTTTTCTCGGCAAATTTCTTCCCAAGTACTACCCAGCCAATAGCCAGCAAAATCATGTTTAATATCAGATTAAAGTCACTGGCCGACATCAGATGTGATTGAGCCAGCAATACAGCAAGACCGGCAATTCC comes from the Blautia liquoris genome and includes:
- a CDS encoding glutamate synthase-related protein — its product is MAIYKCTICGTIYDESKEELSFSELKECPVCRQPTSRFIKISDEEGDENIEKAADIPLAEKEPPLRQLDLSYDPKFARTDSSSRYMDEIHEIAVTGESIDAAMGTKMPMPDWDEILILGAQLNPQPLDEHVDVNIETVIGKKARKPMTLAGPVYISHMSFGALSKEAKISLSSGAALAHTAMCSGEGGILPEEMQAAEKYIFEYVPNQYSVTDENLKASDAIEIKIGQGTKPGMGGHLPAAKVTAEIAAVRNKPMGREIISPSRFPGIDTKEDLKVLVDTLRSRSDGRPIGIKIAAGHIERDLEECVFANPDFITIDGRGGATGSSPWLLRDSTSVPTIYALYRARKYLDEIRSDIDLVITGGLRVSSDFVKALAMGADAVAVATSGLIAAGCQQYRICGSGKCPMGLATQDPALRQRVNIEASAQRVANYLNCTFEEIKMYGRITGHMDIHEFTVSDLCTISAEISEHTNILHA
- a CDS encoding iron-containing alcohol dehydrogenase; this translates as MMRFTLPRDMYYGKGALEELKNIKGDKAVLVLGGGSMKRFGFVDKALGYLKEAGIETKLFENVEADPSVETVMKGAKFMREFQPDWIISMGGGSPIDAAKAMWVFYEYPDTTFDEIIQPFSFPTLRKKAKFIAIPSTSGTATEVTAFSVITDYSTGVKYPLADFNITPDIAIVDPELAETMPAKLTAHTGMDALTHAIEAYVSDMHSPFTDPLAIKAIQMIFKYLPDSYQGDKDAREQMHYAQCLAGQAFSNALLGITHSMAHKTGAAFSTGHIPHGCANAIYLPYVIRFNAKNAKARYADIARSAGIEGDDNQCVDILCDKIRDYNAKFDIPKTLQEYGIQEEEFKNKVGHIAELAVEDACTGSNPRPVTPAEMEKLLTCTYYGKTVDF
- a CDS encoding TRAP transporter large permease subunit, with product MELALGSWALIKTTPSLLALIPLLAYLVMVFMNKSNLAGLIVGVIVAAILTGQGIGSLASIFNSALGSFLGTIGLIIMFGSGLGYLMNKSRVSHTMVYWIVKKIGVNSEKKGMLAIIVSSIVICGLLGTLAGGNAVIAPVIIPLVAAVGLTPTAVASLLRVSGEVGLMVGPLTGVTIATMEVTGLSYGKLMLWAVIPFSLVWLGSTWFAVLRIQKKYRGKEVYELTDDMVDLNSVEITKEEKRTTILFLLSFILLVAYGIIAKQGTEYAIIVMLILSLIIAISSRMKIDEAIDEFVDGASQMTNMFLVFIFFEAMFSMINLGGGFEALGDLLTKFVSGGGKALVVIMASLVGGFGIEAAAVAEINIVHKMFIGLVNSVHLPMTIWATALVAATRITGSLYPTANMAGQLGIARCDNMKEVLKASWIGAAALWIWVFVWAFVGPMIAG
- a CDS encoding YitT family protein, whose amino-acid sequence is MQDKIKYFLMMTGSTLIMSIGTYYFKFTNNFTFGGIAGLAVLLAQSHLMSASDFNLILNMILLAIGWVVLGKKFAEKTAYCSILFSVTLSLLERIQPMSHSLTDQPMLEFCFALLLPSFGSAILFNIGASSGGTDVVAMILKKYTSTDIGKALIISDALISISSFFVFDIKTGLYSILGLIVRSFMIDSFIESLNLSKYFNVVCDQPEPICDFIVHTLDRSATVCYAQGAFSGKDKYIIFTALNRPQAVALRNFIKTNQPTAFILISNTSEIIGKGFHDV